A window of the Mastacembelus armatus unplaced genomic scaffold, fMasArm1.2, whole genome shotgun sequence genome harbors these coding sequences:
- the zfhx2 gene encoding zinc finger homeobox protein 4 isoform X5 yields MQAVLKWGTSGGEEDKDAESSQVTHCEDVSSNSCQSSESSEATLTLGDRDMEEERINKQEGGDAEADPEKMRNELTRIKQQNMTEDAKVSEASEKSFGENGVPAENATWSLKCLDTLPNRTALSVHYNSASHLQRMTTGSAKQDGESDTQTPMVTVLPRPFIPNKPYQCAICRVSYNHAITLESHMKSVLHQTRSRHVGHTASSGVASVGLGGSATSSPNAVVSTTGNGACQLVTTTNCAAAGTVMTTAKDGEHIQTPQLAHSLLTTPVASAQAVSAFLTLLTSSPNTLSHSLLPSLYAAGTASGAATPQLVSQPQLLMPLILNGLQAQTQQHQENRQAQLLTQCVPFIGLSTAQQALLTQRLNSLQNQWPSAGVPLDIQPCLEEQKQNIECERDKERPDSEERVSAPVKDRDEWTTEKLKGEGNKEFAQCPNTESKVNIEDIERKGKKQQDSTRDGDSSTNQMDLDSDKAASLKLSLAGADKSFCNSNFSPSGSVRSDSSLSPVNLNLTLSPDSTPQKSQPGTSPCGCYVNSVSSPTTNALTNDPTQPYCVKKGSVYPDLPMLSEFQSEVLCAFFESRSEADAASPPHEDCEALGKVVGLSEEEVRRWLSKVSQMKQRQRVTELKHLPGLAGSTRHGQSSDNDYDDEESSLVIAEGEDDASGSLAIDLSSTRGKHRENNLDREGLGDSCLTSDSENEVYTSVIVSDEESQDESLREVPESPPKGEAQQEVHGDKGSLGGKVLRSTTVFLSDVEDEYEEEEGGGSHRAKRKKQKGEFEHDEAEVKKERPDPDVDLELEAQGDPPSSQSNSVGLSAFPPSALHSFPLSLTPFSTQFLSPYVLSTTSSVVGGGNKVQVFSNSPTVTSFSSSLLSQSLSSHNQLSQYLSNGSECESALDLSMGRNYSKSASSSSFLADKIAAQKGQLLDGLGLRPTSKGLVVVQVKPEGVTAMGSSNSSMSLVNCNNTTKSDIHLRAAEKINATLLERDQKNERDNYKDREQEQHQRKSKGKRYRDMRRSRTIIQAEQLDILYGCYFKDPNPGKHEFEQISEWVHLPKKVVQIWFQNMRARERKGEVRFISDGTLAAVGKPLIKFTWPLSKPIFSHKPGPNNTASITTTPIVRTLLKSEREPVKEQSKSALVKKINPVPIKPKEIVSSTVVSPVSSSSPAMPKTKHETTSNITMVKVASKVTTPVLLSPPKDKIPIAPRPTQKRKLEEEKEEEKTDDERDNESEEGPGPGATNRMVPKLPTVPINNRSPATTVLPQKQNGLNYWTPKIPIKINTLSREQLALPTHTPPRTIPPPPTPSIAPVSPNTPSSAKVTSSSSTVRSCPTESSILSHSSSRRPRTHLSCLQLSILQSCYETCAHPNAMECEAIGTELNLPLKVVQIWFQNTRAKEKRWRLQQEKMSPLSGGKVDISSGSYLQYNALKANRPILPKPVQLTVSDPPASTVAGQLGQKETLTGHCDACNVSFESRAAARTHVFSPCHLATLRTTNFGQPTTLVNKNGTGNGGPASAVPGSQVCLSAPLTGSGSGGEIVIESPPSMATSSS; encoded by the exons ATGCAG GCTGTTTTAAAGTGGGGCACCAGTGGAGGAGAAGAGGACAAAG ATGCTGAGTCCTCACAAGTGACGCATTGCGAAGATGTCAGTTCAAACTCCTGCCAGTCTAGTGAGAGTTCAGAAGCTACCCTGACACTTGGAGACAGAGACATGGAGGAAGAGAGAATAAACAAACAGGAGGGAGGTGATGCTGAGGCTGATCCAGAAAAGATGAGAAATGAACTCACAAGaatcaaacagcaaaatatgACTGAGGATGCAAAAGTCTCGGAGGCCAGTGAAAAGTCATTTGGTGAAAATGGTGTGCCAGCTGAAAATGCCACATGGTCATTGAAATGTCTAGACACACTTCCTAACAGAACTGCCTTGAGTGTTCATTACAACTCTGCATCCCACCTTCAGAGGATGACAACAGGTTCTGCAAAGCAAGATGGAGAAAGTGATACCCAAACTCCTATGGTTACTGTCCTGCCTCGCCCATTTATACCAAATAAACCCTATCAGTGTGCTATATGTCGAGTCTCTTACAATCATGCTATCACTCTTGAGAGCCATATGAAATCTGTCTTGCACCAGACCCGCAGCAGGCATGTTGGACATACTGCAAGCAGTGGTGTGGCTAGTGTTGGTTTGGGAGGTAGCGCCACCAGTTCTCCAAATGCTGTAGTGAGCACAACTGGAAATGGAGCCTGTCAGTTAGTGACCACTACcaactgtgctgctgctgggaccGTGATGACAACTGCAAAAGATGGAGAGCATATTCAGACTCCACAATTGGCTCATTCCCTTCTCACCACCCCTGTAGCATCAGCTCAGGCAGTTTCTGCCTTCCTCACCCTCCTCACATCAAGTCCCAACACGCTCTCACATTCCCTTCTCCCCTCCCTTTATGCAGCTGGTACTGCATCTGGTGCTGCCACACCTCAGCTTGTGTCTCAGCCTCAATTGCTCATGCCGTTAATTTTGAATGGGCTGCAAGCCCAAACCCAGCAACACCAAGAGAACCGGCAAGCCCAGCTCCTTACCCAGTGTGTGCCATTCATAGGTCTTAGCACAGCCCAGCAAGCCCTCCTAACCCAAAGACTTAACAGCTTACAGAACCAGTGGCCCTCGGCAGGAGTTCCTTTAGACATACAGCCTTGCCTGGAAGAGCAAAAACAGAATATAGAGTGTGAGAGGGACAAAGAGCGTCCGGACAGTGAGGAGAGGGTCTCAGCTCCAGTCAAGGATAGGGATGAATGGACTACAGAGAAACTTAAGGGAGAGGGCAATAAAGAATTTGCACAGTGTCCTAATACAGAAAGCAAAGTGAACATTGAAGATAttgaaagaaaagggaagaagcAACAAGATAGTACAAGAGATGGAGACAGCTCCACTAATCAGATGGACCTGGATAGTGATAAAGCAGCTAGTCTGAAACTCTCCCTCGCAGGTGCAGATAAGAGCTTCTGCAATAGCAACTTCTCACCTTCTGGATCTGTGCGCAGCGACTCTAGCCTCAGTCCTGTGAATTTAAACCTTACACTTAGCCCTGACTCTACCCCTCAGAAATCACAACCAGGAACTAGCCCTTGTGGCTGTTATGTCAACTCAGTTTCCAGCCCTACTACAAATGCCTTAACCAATGACCCAACCCAACCTTATTGTGTAAAAAAAGGATCAGTTTATCCAGACCTTCCAATGCTGTCAGAGTTCCAGTCAGAAGTTCTCTGTGCATTCTTTGAGTCACGTAGTGAGGCCGATGCTGCAAGTCCCCCCCACGAGGACTGTGAGGCACTGGGAAAAGTGGTAGGGCTTTCTGAGGAAGAGGTTCGCAGGTGGTTGAGCAAAGTCAGTCAGATGAAACAGAGGCAGAGGGTGACAGAGTTAAAACACTTGCCAGGCTTGGCAGGGTCTACAAGGCATGGCCAAAGTTCTGACAACGACTATGATGATGAGGAAAGCTCACTGGTTATAGCAGAAGGTGAGGATGATGCTTCAGGGAGTCTAGCAATTGATTTGTCTAGTacaagaggaaaacacagagaaaacaatttGGACAGGGAAGGCCTGGGAGATTCCTGTCTTACATCTGATTCAGAAAATGAGGTTTACACCTCTGTTATTGTGTCTGATGAGGAAAGTCAGGATGAGTCTTTGAGGGAGGTCCCTGAGAGCCCTCCTAAAGGTGAAGCACAGCAGGAGGTTCATGGTGATAAAGGGTCTTTGGGAGGAAAGGTCTTGCGCTCCACAACTGTGTTCCTCTCAGATGTAGAAGATGAgtatgaagaggaagagggtgGAGGCAGTCACAGGGctaagaggaaaaaacaaaaggggGAATTTGAGCACGATgaagcagaggtgaagaaggagagACCGGACCCAGATGTGGATCTAGAGTTAGAGGCCCAAGGGGATCCTCCAAGTTCACAATCTAACTCGGTGGGCCTTTCTGCTTTTCCACCCAGCGCCCTGCACTCATTTCCCTTATCCCTTACTCCCTTTTCTACTCAGTTCCTTAGCCCATATGTCCTCTCTACAACTTCTTCAGTAGTTGGAGGTGGGAACAAAGTACAAGTTTTTTCTAATTCACCAACCGTCACAAGCTTTTCCAGCTCTCTTCTCTCACAGTCTCTCTCCTCCCACAACCAGTTGTCTCAGTACCTGTCTAATGGTAGTGAGTGTGAGTCAGCTCTGGATCTCAGCATGGGGAGAAACTACTCAAAAtctgcatcttcttcatcaTTTCTAGCTGATAAAATTGCAGCACAGAAGGGACAGTTGCTAGATGGGCTGGGCTTGAGACCCACATCCAAAGGTCTTGTAGTTGTTCAAGTTAAACCTGAAGGTGTTACTGCCATGGGCTCTTCCAACAGCAGCATGAGTCTGGTTAACTGCAATAACACAACAAAGTCTGATATTCATTTGAGGGCAGCAGAGAAAATTAATGCTACACTTTTGGAAAGGGATCAAAAAAATGAGAGAGATAATTacaaagacagagagcaagagCAGCACCAGAGGAAGTCCAAAGGAAAGAGATATCGGGATATGCGTCGTTCAAGAACCATCATTCAAGCTGAGCAACTTGACATTCTGTATGGATGCTATTTCAAAGATCCAAATCCCGGAAAACACGAATTTGAACAGATTTCAGAGTGGGTCCATCTTCCAAAGAAAGTAGTTCAGATTTGGTTTCAGAACATGAGGGCAAGAGAACGAAAGGGTGAAGTCAGGTTCATCAGTGATGGGACACTGGCAGCGGTTGGCAAACCCCTCATCAAATTTACCTGGCCTCTCTCCAAACCAATTTTCTCCCACAAGCCTGGTCCAAACAATACTGCAAGCATTACTACTACCCCAATTGTACGCACCCTCTTGAAGTCAGAAAGGGAGCCTGTTAAGGAGCAAAGCAAATCAGCattagtgaaaaaaataaacccaGTCCCAATCAAACCGAAGGAGATTGTTTCCTCTACTGTTGTCTCTCCTGTGAGCAGTAGTTCCCCTGCAATGCCAAAGACCAAACATGAAACCACCAGCAATATCACTATGGTCAAAGTTGCATCCAAAGTTACCACCCCTGTCCTTTTATCGCCACCCAAGGATAAAATCCCCATTGCCCCCCGACCAACTCAGAAAAGGAAAttagaggaggagaaagaggaagaaaagactGATGATGAGAGAGACAATGAAAGTGAGGAGGGTCCTGGACCAGGGGCCACTAATCGCATGGTGCCCAAACTGCCCACAGTACCCATCAACAACAGGTCTCCTGCCACAACAGTGctgccacaaaaacaaaatgggcTAAACTATTGGACCCCTAAAATCCCTATTAAAATCAACACTCTTTCAAGAGAACAACTTGCTCTGCCTACCCACACGCCTCCTCGTACCATTCCCCCTCCTCCCACCCCCAGTATTGCACCAGTTAGCCCAAATACTCCCAGCTCTGCCAAAGTAACCAGCTCCTCCAGCACAGTTCGATCGTGCCCTACAGAGAGCAGCATTCTGTCCCACTCGTCCAGCCGTAGACCACGCACACACTTGTCATGCCTACAGCTGTCCATTCTGCAGTCCTGTTATGAGACCTGCGCCCACCCAAACGCCATGGAGTGTGAAGCAATTGGCACTGAGCTCAACCTGCCACTTAAGGTGGTACAGATCTGGTTCCAAAATACCAGAGCCAAGGAGAAGCGCTGGAGATTGCAGCAAGAAAAAATG
- the zfhx2 gene encoding zinc finger homeobox protein 4 isoform X4: MQAVLKWGTSGGEEDKGAQKSSDAESSQVTHCEDVSSNSCQSSESSEATLTLGDRDMEEERINKQEGGDAEADPEKMRNELTRIKQQNMTEDAKVSEASEKSFGENGVPAENATWSLKCLDTLPNRTALSVHYNSASHLQRMTTGSAKQDGESDTQTPMVTVLPRPFIPNKPYQCAICRVSYNHAITLESHMKSVLHQTRSRHVGHTASSGVASVGLGGSATSSPNAVVSTTGNGACQLVTTTNCAAAGTVMTTAKDGEHIQTPQLAHSLLTTPVASAQAVSAFLTLLTSSPNTLSHSLLPSLYAAGTASGAATPQLVSQPQLLMPLILNGLQAQTQQHQENRQAQLLTQCVPFIGLSTAQQALLTQRLNSLQNQWPSAGVPLDIQPCLEEQKQNIECERDKERPDSEERVSAPVKDRDEWTTEKLKGEGNKEFAQCPNTESKVNIEDIERKGKKQQDSTRDGDSSTNQMDLDSDKAASLKLSLAGADKSFCNSNFSPSGSVRSDSSLSPVNLNLTLSPDSTPQKSQPGTSPCGCYVNSVSSPTTNALTNDPTQPYCVKKGSVYPDLPMLSEFQSEVLCAFFESRSEADAASPPHEDCEALGKVVGLSEEEVRRWLSKVSQMKQRQRVTELKHLPGLAGSTRHGQSSDNDYDDEESSLVIAEGEDDASGSLAIDLSSTRGKHRENNLDREGLGDSCLTSDSENEVYTSVIVSDEESQDESLREVPESPPKGEAQQEVHGDKGSLGGKVLRSTTVFLSDVEDEYEEEEGGGSHRAKRKKQKGEFEHDEAEVKKERPDPDVDLELEAQGDPPSSQSNSVGLSAFPPSALHSFPLSLTPFSTQFLSPYVLSTTSSVVGGGNKVQVFSNSPTVTSFSSSLLSQSLSSHNQLSQYLSNGSECESALDLSMGRNYSKSASSSSFLADKIAAQKGQLLDGLGLRPTSKGLVVVQVKPEGVTAMGSSNSSMSLVNCNNTTKSDIHLRAAEKINATLLERDQKNERDNYKDREQEQHQRKSKGKRYRDMRRSRTIIQAEQLDILYGCYFKDPNPGKHEFEQISEWVHLPKKVVQIWFQNMRARERKGEVRFISDGTLAAVGKPLIKFTWPLSKPIFSHKPGPNNTASITTTPIVRTLLKSEREPVKEQSKSALVKKINPVPIKPKEIVSSTVVSPVSSSSPAMPKTKHETTSNITMVKVASKVTTPVLLSPPKDKIPIAPRPTQKRKLEEEKEEEKTDDERDNESEEGPGPGATNRMVPKLPTVPINNRSPATTVLPQKQNGLNYWTPKIPIKINTLSREQLALPTHTPPRTIPPPPTPSIAPVSPNTPSSAKVTSSSSTVRSCPTESSILSHSSSRRPRTHLSCLQLSILQSCYETCAHPNAMECEAIGTELNLPLKVVQIWFQNTRAKEKRWRLQQEKMSPLSGGKVDISSGSYLQYNALKANRPILPKPVQLTVSDPPASTVAGQLGQKETLTGHCDACNVSFESRAAARTHVFSPCHLATLRTTNFGQPTTLVNKNGTGNGGPASAVPGSQVCLSAPLTGSGSGGEIVIESPPSMATSSS; the protein is encoded by the exons ATGCAG GCTGTTTTAAAGTGGGGCACCAGTGGAGGAGAAGAGGACAAAGGTGCTCAAAAGTCTTCAG ATGCTGAGTCCTCACAAGTGACGCATTGCGAAGATGTCAGTTCAAACTCCTGCCAGTCTAGTGAGAGTTCAGAAGCTACCCTGACACTTGGAGACAGAGACATGGAGGAAGAGAGAATAAACAAACAGGAGGGAGGTGATGCTGAGGCTGATCCAGAAAAGATGAGAAATGAACTCACAAGaatcaaacagcaaaatatgACTGAGGATGCAAAAGTCTCGGAGGCCAGTGAAAAGTCATTTGGTGAAAATGGTGTGCCAGCTGAAAATGCCACATGGTCATTGAAATGTCTAGACACACTTCCTAACAGAACTGCCTTGAGTGTTCATTACAACTCTGCATCCCACCTTCAGAGGATGACAACAGGTTCTGCAAAGCAAGATGGAGAAAGTGATACCCAAACTCCTATGGTTACTGTCCTGCCTCGCCCATTTATACCAAATAAACCCTATCAGTGTGCTATATGTCGAGTCTCTTACAATCATGCTATCACTCTTGAGAGCCATATGAAATCTGTCTTGCACCAGACCCGCAGCAGGCATGTTGGACATACTGCAAGCAGTGGTGTGGCTAGTGTTGGTTTGGGAGGTAGCGCCACCAGTTCTCCAAATGCTGTAGTGAGCACAACTGGAAATGGAGCCTGTCAGTTAGTGACCACTACcaactgtgctgctgctgggaccGTGATGACAACTGCAAAAGATGGAGAGCATATTCAGACTCCACAATTGGCTCATTCCCTTCTCACCACCCCTGTAGCATCAGCTCAGGCAGTTTCTGCCTTCCTCACCCTCCTCACATCAAGTCCCAACACGCTCTCACATTCCCTTCTCCCCTCCCTTTATGCAGCTGGTACTGCATCTGGTGCTGCCACACCTCAGCTTGTGTCTCAGCCTCAATTGCTCATGCCGTTAATTTTGAATGGGCTGCAAGCCCAAACCCAGCAACACCAAGAGAACCGGCAAGCCCAGCTCCTTACCCAGTGTGTGCCATTCATAGGTCTTAGCACAGCCCAGCAAGCCCTCCTAACCCAAAGACTTAACAGCTTACAGAACCAGTGGCCCTCGGCAGGAGTTCCTTTAGACATACAGCCTTGCCTGGAAGAGCAAAAACAGAATATAGAGTGTGAGAGGGACAAAGAGCGTCCGGACAGTGAGGAGAGGGTCTCAGCTCCAGTCAAGGATAGGGATGAATGGACTACAGAGAAACTTAAGGGAGAGGGCAATAAAGAATTTGCACAGTGTCCTAATACAGAAAGCAAAGTGAACATTGAAGATAttgaaagaaaagggaagaagcAACAAGATAGTACAAGAGATGGAGACAGCTCCACTAATCAGATGGACCTGGATAGTGATAAAGCAGCTAGTCTGAAACTCTCCCTCGCAGGTGCAGATAAGAGCTTCTGCAATAGCAACTTCTCACCTTCTGGATCTGTGCGCAGCGACTCTAGCCTCAGTCCTGTGAATTTAAACCTTACACTTAGCCCTGACTCTACCCCTCAGAAATCACAACCAGGAACTAGCCCTTGTGGCTGTTATGTCAACTCAGTTTCCAGCCCTACTACAAATGCCTTAACCAATGACCCAACCCAACCTTATTGTGTAAAAAAAGGATCAGTTTATCCAGACCTTCCAATGCTGTCAGAGTTCCAGTCAGAAGTTCTCTGTGCATTCTTTGAGTCACGTAGTGAGGCCGATGCTGCAAGTCCCCCCCACGAGGACTGTGAGGCACTGGGAAAAGTGGTAGGGCTTTCTGAGGAAGAGGTTCGCAGGTGGTTGAGCAAAGTCAGTCAGATGAAACAGAGGCAGAGGGTGACAGAGTTAAAACACTTGCCAGGCTTGGCAGGGTCTACAAGGCATGGCCAAAGTTCTGACAACGACTATGATGATGAGGAAAGCTCACTGGTTATAGCAGAAGGTGAGGATGATGCTTCAGGGAGTCTAGCAATTGATTTGTCTAGTacaagaggaaaacacagagaaaacaatttGGACAGGGAAGGCCTGGGAGATTCCTGTCTTACATCTGATTCAGAAAATGAGGTTTACACCTCTGTTATTGTGTCTGATGAGGAAAGTCAGGATGAGTCTTTGAGGGAGGTCCCTGAGAGCCCTCCTAAAGGTGAAGCACAGCAGGAGGTTCATGGTGATAAAGGGTCTTTGGGAGGAAAGGTCTTGCGCTCCACAACTGTGTTCCTCTCAGATGTAGAAGATGAgtatgaagaggaagagggtgGAGGCAGTCACAGGGctaagaggaaaaaacaaaaggggGAATTTGAGCACGATgaagcagaggtgaagaaggagagACCGGACCCAGATGTGGATCTAGAGTTAGAGGCCCAAGGGGATCCTCCAAGTTCACAATCTAACTCGGTGGGCCTTTCTGCTTTTCCACCCAGCGCCCTGCACTCATTTCCCTTATCCCTTACTCCCTTTTCTACTCAGTTCCTTAGCCCATATGTCCTCTCTACAACTTCTTCAGTAGTTGGAGGTGGGAACAAAGTACAAGTTTTTTCTAATTCACCAACCGTCACAAGCTTTTCCAGCTCTCTTCTCTCACAGTCTCTCTCCTCCCACAACCAGTTGTCTCAGTACCTGTCTAATGGTAGTGAGTGTGAGTCAGCTCTGGATCTCAGCATGGGGAGAAACTACTCAAAAtctgcatcttcttcatcaTTTCTAGCTGATAAAATTGCAGCACAGAAGGGACAGTTGCTAGATGGGCTGGGCTTGAGACCCACATCCAAAGGTCTTGTAGTTGTTCAAGTTAAACCTGAAGGTGTTACTGCCATGGGCTCTTCCAACAGCAGCATGAGTCTGGTTAACTGCAATAACACAACAAAGTCTGATATTCATTTGAGGGCAGCAGAGAAAATTAATGCTACACTTTTGGAAAGGGATCAAAAAAATGAGAGAGATAATTacaaagacagagagcaagagCAGCACCAGAGGAAGTCCAAAGGAAAGAGATATCGGGATATGCGTCGTTCAAGAACCATCATTCAAGCTGAGCAACTTGACATTCTGTATGGATGCTATTTCAAAGATCCAAATCCCGGAAAACACGAATTTGAACAGATTTCAGAGTGGGTCCATCTTCCAAAGAAAGTAGTTCAGATTTGGTTTCAGAACATGAGGGCAAGAGAACGAAAGGGTGAAGTCAGGTTCATCAGTGATGGGACACTGGCAGCGGTTGGCAAACCCCTCATCAAATTTACCTGGCCTCTCTCCAAACCAATTTTCTCCCACAAGCCTGGTCCAAACAATACTGCAAGCATTACTACTACCCCAATTGTACGCACCCTCTTGAAGTCAGAAAGGGAGCCTGTTAAGGAGCAAAGCAAATCAGCattagtgaaaaaaataaacccaGTCCCAATCAAACCGAAGGAGATTGTTTCCTCTACTGTTGTCTCTCCTGTGAGCAGTAGTTCCCCTGCAATGCCAAAGACCAAACATGAAACCACCAGCAATATCACTATGGTCAAAGTTGCATCCAAAGTTACCACCCCTGTCCTTTTATCGCCACCCAAGGATAAAATCCCCATTGCCCCCCGACCAACTCAGAAAAGGAAAttagaggaggagaaagaggaagaaaagactGATGATGAGAGAGACAATGAAAGTGAGGAGGGTCCTGGACCAGGGGCCACTAATCGCATGGTGCCCAAACTGCCCACAGTACCCATCAACAACAGGTCTCCTGCCACAACAGTGctgccacaaaaacaaaatgggcTAAACTATTGGACCCCTAAAATCCCTATTAAAATCAACACTCTTTCAAGAGAACAACTTGCTCTGCCTACCCACACGCCTCCTCGTACCATTCCCCCTCCTCCCACCCCCAGTATTGCACCAGTTAGCCCAAATACTCCCAGCTCTGCCAAAGTAACCAGCTCCTCCAGCACAGTTCGATCGTGCCCTACAGAGAGCAGCATTCTGTCCCACTCGTCCAGCCGTAGACCACGCACACACTTGTCATGCCTACAGCTGTCCATTCTGCAGTCCTGTTATGAGACCTGCGCCCACCCAAACGCCATGGAGTGTGAAGCAATTGGCACTGAGCTCAACCTGCCACTTAAGGTGGTACAGATCTGGTTCCAAAATACCAGAGCCAAGGAGAAGCGCTGGAGATTGCAGCAAGAAAAAATG